The Tripterygium wilfordii isolate XIE 37 chromosome 5, ASM1340144v1, whole genome shotgun sequence genome window below encodes:
- the LOC119998938 gene encoding uncharacterized protein LOC119998938 isoform X1 yields MGDSSASYIRTMGQVHHLIEECILFNMSKEECMDALSKHANIQPIITSTVWKELEKENKDFFEAYTKKRQVRAPNTAGDS; encoded by the exons ATGGGAGATTCATCTGCGTCCTATATTCGCAcg ATGGGGCAGGTGCATCATCTGATAGAAGAGTGTATCTTATTCAACATGAGTAAAGAAGAGTGCATGGATGCTCTCTCCAAGCATGCAAACATCCAGCCAATCATTACTTCAACAG TGTGGAAGGAGTTGGAGAAGGAGAACAAGGACTTCTTCGAGGCCTACACCAAGAAAAGACAAGTCCGAGCTCCCAATACTGCTGGAGACAGTTGA
- the LOC119998938 gene encoding uncharacterized protein LOC119998938 isoform X2, whose product MGDSSASYIRTVHHLIEECILFNMSKEECMDALSKHANIQPIITSTVWKELEKENKDFFEAYTKKRQVRAPNTAGDS is encoded by the exons ATGGGAGATTCATCTGCGTCCTATATTCGCAcg GTGCATCATCTGATAGAAGAGTGTATCTTATTCAACATGAGTAAAGAAGAGTGCATGGATGCTCTCTCCAAGCATGCAAACATCCAGCCAATCATTACTTCAACAG TGTGGAAGGAGTTGGAGAAGGAGAACAAGGACTTCTTCGAGGCCTACACCAAGAAAAGACAAGTCCGAGCTCCCAATACTGCTGGAGACAGTTGA
- the LOC119998097 gene encoding protein SLOW GREEN 1, chloroplastic-like, with translation MDSLATLHCRHQPLQLSLNSRPPPFPKSIVSLSFRTPLSSSSISSSPIKLSLRVSSSTTPSSSNPLYQTPKLPKPSILKTAGIAVAAAAALFFMRLQHKPAIAAPVATPTVSTQDNVPHEEQEQERALQEQLNRQPDDIEALRSLMEVKIKSRKLSEAIEVVDRLIELEPDDEEWPLLKTHILSYTGHHEEARKGFEEILAKDPFHVEAYHGLLIACSETDGSMDQVLKRIEGAMDRCKKENKDSELRDFKLLLAQSKVIEGNYFDAIKLYEQLAKDEPRDFRPYLCQGIIYTLLRKKDEAEKQFEKFRRLVPQNHPYKEYFFDNMFATKFFSEKVEREEAGLKS, from the coding sequence ATGGATTCTCTAGCTACACTCCACTGCCGTCACCAGCCTCTTCAACTCTCACTCAATAGCCGCCCTCCACCGTTTCCTAAATCCATTGTTTCACTCTCCTTCCGTACTCctctgtcttcttcttctatatcGTCGTCACCGATCAAGCTTTCTCTACGAGTCTCATCCTCAACAACACCATCCTCCTCCAATCCACTCTATCAAACCCCCAAACTTCCTAAACCCTCCATCCTCAAGACAGCTGGAATCGCCGTCGCCGCAGCTGCTGCATTGTTCTTCATGCGCCTCCAACACAAGCCCGCAATTGCTGCCCCGGTTGCTACACCCACGGTGTCCACCCAGGATAACGTTCCCCACGAGGAGCAAGAGCAAGAGCGAGCCCTCCAAGAGCAGTTGAATCGCCAGCCCGACGACATCGAAGCTCTACGCTCCCTTATGGAAGTTAAAATAAAATCTCGGAAGCTTTCTGAAGCAATTGAGGTTGTGGACCGCTTGATCGAGCTTGAGCCTGACGACGAGGAGTGGCCGCTGCTGAAAACTCACATCTTAAGCTATACTGGACATCACGAAGAGGCCAGAAAAGGGTTTGAGGAGATATTAGCGAAAGACCCATTTCATGTGGAGGCTTATCACGGACTGCTGATAGCTTGTTCGGAAACTGATGGTTCAATGGACCAAGTATTGAAGAGAATCGAGGGAGCAATGGACAGGTGCAAGAAGGAGAATAAGGATTCGGAATTGAGGGATTTCAAGCTCTTGCTTGCTCAAAGTAAGGTTATTGAGGGGAACTATTTCGATGCCATAAAGTTGTATGAGCAGCTGGCAAAGGATGAACCAAGGGATTTCAGGCCCTATCTGTGTCAGGGTATCATATATACTTTGTTAAGAAAGAAAGATGAGGCAGAGAAACAGTTTGAGAAGTTCCGAAGGCTTGTGCCCCAGAATCATCCTTACAAGGAATATTTCTTCGACAACATGTTTGCCACAAAGTTTTTCTCCGAAAAGGTGGAGAGGGAGGAGGCAGGTTTGAAGAGCTAA